One region of Turicibacter bilis genomic DNA includes:
- a CDS encoding calcium/sodium antiporter, which translates to MSYIILVIGFILLIKGADWFVDGASSIAKSLKIPSLIIGLTIVAFGTSAPEASVSITGAFAGANDITVGNVVGSNIFNLLVVVGVAAFICPLNVKRSIIAKEFPFAIMGAFVLIVLGYDSKYHNYPDNVLTRADGIMLLVLFGIFMYYLIELALTSRKNGTDEEEEIKTYSMPKSIGLCLVGIVGIVLGGDWVVDAASDIAITFGMSQSMVGLTIVAVGTSLPELVTSIVAARKGESDIALGNVIGSNIFNIFFVLGISSFIHEITINNTVFFDMFIMLAASFITYGFAASKRKINKPEGAFLVLLYVAYMAFVIWKG; encoded by the coding sequence ATGAGTTATATTATCTTGGTTATTGGTTTCATTTTATTAATTAAAGGTGCGGATTGGTTCGTAGATGGCGCGTCTTCAATTGCAAAATCATTGAAAATTCCTAGTTTAATTATTGGATTAACCATTGTGGCATTTGGTACAAGTGCCCCAGAAGCATCAGTTAGTATTACAGGAGCATTTGCAGGTGCAAATGATATTACAGTTGGGAATGTTGTTGGATCGAATATTTTCAATTTATTAGTTGTTGTTGGAGTAGCCGCCTTTATTTGCCCCTTAAATGTTAAACGTTCCATTATTGCGAAGGAGTTTCCATTTGCAATTATGGGGGCTTTCGTTCTTATCGTTTTAGGATATGATTCAAAATATCATAATTATCCCGATAACGTCTTAACACGTGCAGATGGAATTATGTTATTAGTGTTATTTGGAATCTTTATGTACTATCTAATTGAATTAGCCTTAACCTCTCGTAAAAATGGTACGGATGAGGAAGAAGAGATTAAAACGTACTCAATGCCAAAAAGTATTGGATTATGTTTAGTCGGAATTGTTGGAATTGTTTTAGGTGGTGACTGGGTAGTTGATGCTGCTTCTGATATTGCCATTACCTTTGGAATGAGTCAAAGTATGGTCGGATTAACAATTGTAGCAGTGGGAACTTCACTTCCAGAGCTAGTCACATCAATTGTGGCAGCTCGTAAAGGTGAAAGTGACATTGCCCTTGGTAACGTAATTGGATCGAATATCTTTAATATTTTCTTCGTATTAGGTATTTCATCATTTATTCATGAAATCACAATTAATAATACCGTCTTCTTTGATATGTTCATTATGTTAGCAGCGTCATTCATTACTTATGGATTTGCGGCTTCAAAACGTAAAATTAATAAACCAGAGGGTGCCTTCTTAGTGTTGCTTTATGTAGCATACATGGCATTTGTTATTTGGAAAGGATAA
- a CDS encoding manganese efflux pump MntP — protein MGLITLVFVAISLAMDAFTIAIAKGISLKEAKPHQAAKVALFFGGFQALMPFIGWACGQSFEKYIHAFTPWIALILLCAIGGKMLYESFQDDEDEFEEGNPLSTKSLMILAIATSIDALAVGVTFAFLNVNILWAITLIGGITFVISYAGVVLGNKVGKYLKNYAEIVGGIILIIIGLSIFLQNTILG, from the coding sequence ATGGGACTTATTACATTGGTCTTTGTTGCGATTAGTTTAGCGATGGATGCTTTTACCATAGCTATCGCAAAAGGGATTAGTTTGAAAGAAGCTAAACCTCACCAAGCAGCGAAAGTTGCATTATTCTTTGGTGGTTTTCAGGCACTAATGCCGTTTATTGGATGGGCATGTGGACAAAGTTTTGAAAAATATATTCATGCCTTTACACCATGGATTGCTTTAATTTTATTATGTGCTATTGGTGGAAAGATGTTATATGAGTCTTTTCAAGATGATGAGGATGAGTTTGAAGAGGGCAATCCATTAAGTACGAAATCTTTAATGATTTTGGCCATTGCAACGAGTATTGATGCATTAGCAGTTGGAGTGACGTTTGCCTTTTTAAATGTGAATATTCTTTGGGCGATCACTTTAATTGGAGGAATTACGTTTGTCATTAGTTATGCTGGAGTCGTGCTTGGAAACAAAGTTGGAAAATATTTAAAAAATTATGCCGAGATTGTCGGAGGTATTATTTTAATTATTATTGGTCTGAGTATTTTCTTACAAAATACAATCCTAGGATAA
- a CDS encoding M42 family metallopeptidase: MSFDYSYFYELAKDILTTPSPSGYTHIVIDKIKNYADELGLKSFKTNKGNLIVEFEGEDSNKTLALSAHVDTLGLMVRSINSDGTLAITSIGGNQMMTLQGEYCKVHTRDQKTYTGTILSTSPSSHVYEDCARKGQTADELMIRLDEVVHSKDDALALGIQNGDFISIDPKTTITDSGFIKSRHIDDKISVSIIFTVFKYLLENNKKPNYNIKFIISTYEEIGHGAAHLPSSIDRMIAVDMGCIGKDLSCTEYDVSICAKDSSGPYDYQMVSELIEISKKYNLGYAVDVYPFYGSDASAALRAGHDIQAALIGPGVHASHGVERTHIDGCTNTMKLLHAYLTEIKF, translated from the coding sequence ATGTCATTCGATTATTCATATTTTTATGAATTAGCTAAAGACATTTTGACAACACCAAGCCCTAGTGGCTACACACATATCGTAATCGATAAAATTAAAAATTATGCTGATGAATTAGGTCTGAAAAGCTTTAAAACGAATAAAGGAAATCTAATCGTTGAATTTGAGGGTGAAGATTCAAACAAAACTTTAGCTTTATCTGCCCATGTGGATACACTAGGTTTAATGGTTCGCTCAATCAATAGTGATGGAACATTAGCTATCACTTCAATTGGTGGGAATCAAATGATGACCTTACAAGGGGAATATTGTAAAGTTCATACACGCGACCAAAAGACATATACAGGAACAATTCTAAGCACTTCCCCATCTTCGCACGTTTATGAAGATTGTGCCCGTAAAGGTCAAACAGCTGATGAATTAATGATTCGCTTAGACGAAGTCGTTCATAGCAAAGATGATGCACTAGCTCTTGGGATTCAAAATGGTGATTTTATTTCTATTGATCCTAAAACAACTATCACGGACAGCGGATTTATTAAATCACGTCATATTGATGATAAAATTAGCGTCTCAATTATCTTTACTGTTTTTAAATATTTATTAGAAAACAACAAAAAACCAAACTACAATATCAAATTTATTATTTCAACATATGAAGAAATCGGACATGGTGCCGCACACTTACCAAGTAGTATCGATCGTATGATTGCCGTTGACATGGGATGTATCGGAAAAGATTTATCATGTACAGAATATGATGTTTCAATCTGTGCGAAAGATTCATCAGGGCCTTACGACTATCAAATGGTATCTGAATTAATTGAAATATCTAAAAAATATAACTTAGGTTATGCGGTCGATGTTTACCCATTCTACGGTTCAGATGCCTCGGCTGCTCTTCGTGCTGGGCATGATATTCAAGCGGCATTAATTGGACCAGGTGTTCATGCCTCACACGGTGTAGAACGTACACATATTGATGGATGCACGAATACAATGAAATTATTACATGCTTATTTAACAGAAATTAAGTTTTAA
- a CDS encoding NCS2 family permease, which produces MNKFFKLEERGTTVSREFIAGLTTFLSMAYIIFVNPNTLGASGMDTGAVFTATILAAAVGTLIMGLYANFPVALAPGMGMNAFFAYTVVLMMGYSWQQALAGIFVSGILFIILSATGLRELIINSIPTSLKHAVGTGIGFFIAFLGFQNSGIIVNNDATLVGIGNFTDPNVLITVIGLIVTLILLVRKTPAAIFIGMIVTAVVGIFLGVVDLPTQIIAPIPSLKPTFGALFEALPSIFTAEMIPVIFSFLFVDFFDTAGTLMAVGSRAGLVNEKGHLVDGDKALLADSTATVIGSVLGTSSTTSFVESLTGVEAGGRTGLTSVFTALCFLVMLFCSGLLSVVTSAVTAPALITVGILMASSLGDIEWKNLETSIPAFVTIIMMVLGYSIAEGIASGFLLYPIMMVAARREKEIHPVMWVLSVIFLIHFVLA; this is translated from the coding sequence ATGAACAAATTCTTCAAACTAGAAGAGCGTGGTACAACGGTTTCAAGAGAGTTTATCGCCGGATTGACAACATTCTTATCAATGGCTTACATCATCTTTGTTAATCCAAACACGCTTGGAGCATCGGGGATGGATACAGGAGCGGTATTCACTGCAACGATTTTAGCAGCTGCTGTGGGTACATTAATTATGGGACTTTATGCAAATTTCCCAGTGGCATTAGCACCAGGTATGGGAATGAATGCTTTCTTCGCTTATACAGTTGTCTTAATGATGGGATATAGCTGGCAACAAGCATTAGCAGGGATTTTTGTTTCAGGAATTTTATTTATTATTTTATCAGCAACAGGATTACGTGAGTTAATCATTAACAGTATTCCAACGTCATTAAAACATGCGGTTGGAACAGGGATTGGGTTCTTTATTGCATTCTTAGGATTCCAAAACTCAGGAATTATTGTGAATAATGATGCAACGCTAGTCGGAATCGGTAACTTCACAGATCCTAACGTTTTAATTACAGTTATCGGTTTAATTGTAACTTTAATTTTATTAGTTCGTAAAACACCGGCAGCGATCTTTATCGGTATGATTGTGACAGCTGTTGTAGGAATCTTTTTAGGAGTTGTTGATTTACCAACACAAATTATTGCTCCAATTCCATCTTTAAAGCCAACATTCGGAGCATTATTTGAAGCATTACCATCAATTTTTACAGCAGAAATGATTCCAGTTATTTTCTCATTCTTATTTGTTGATTTCTTCGATACAGCAGGAACATTAATGGCAGTTGGTTCTCGTGCTGGATTAGTCAATGAAAAAGGTCATTTAGTTGATGGAGATAAAGCATTATTAGCCGACTCAACTGCAACAGTTATTGGATCAGTATTAGGAACATCTTCAACAACTTCATTCGTTGAATCATTAACAGGAGTTGAAGCAGGTGGACGTACAGGATTAACTTCTGTGTTTACAGCATTATGTTTCTTAGTGATGTTATTCTGTTCAGGATTATTATCAGTTGTTACATCAGCAGTAACAGCACCAGCACTAATTACAGTCGGAATTTTAATGGCATCTTCTTTAGGAGATATTGAATGGAAGAACTTAGAGACATCAATTCCAGCCTTTGTAACAATCATTATGATGGTCTTAGGATATTCAATCGCAGAAGGGATTGCATCTGGGTTCTTATTATATCCAATTATGATGGTAGCTGCACGCCGTGAAAAAGAAATTCATCCAGTGATGTGGGTATTATCAGTTATCTTCTTAATCCATTTCGTATTAGCGTAA
- a CDS encoding RDD family protein: MFNMLLRRGTAFIVDALLLALIFFGNFSFIMTSLQASGNNPLSLSGLGMMVALQLFYVWIYFVYIPVKMPGQTIGKKLLKIKVVTLDGNDLTPKQYFQRDFVVKFLLSSLTQGVIVLFNGILLTYQCIRKQELRALHDMLVKTKVVHVK, translated from the coding sequence ATGTTTAATATGTTATTAAGACGTGGGACTGCGTTTATAGTGGATGCATTATTATTAGCTTTAATCTTTTTTGGGAACTTTAGTTTTATTATGACTTCATTACAGGCTAGTGGGAATAATCCATTAAGCTTAAGTGGACTAGGTATGATGGTTGCTTTGCAATTATTTTATGTGTGGATTTACTTTGTTTATATTCCAGTTAAAATGCCAGGACAAACAATTGGTAAAAAATTATTAAAAATTAAAGTAGTTACATTAGATGGAAATGATTTAACACCAAAACAGTATTTTCAACGTGATTTCGTTGTGAAGTTCTTATTGTCATCATTGACACAAGGAGTTATTGTATTATTTAATGGGATTTTATTAACATATCAATGCATTCGTAAGCAAGAATTACGTGCGTTACACGATATGCTAGTTAAGACGAAAGTCGTACATGTAAAATAA
- a CDS encoding VanZ family protein yields MNWELSDCRNLSELADQVTALEKTSVIHFSFLMTVILTLVFMFIYHKRSVDKSLLQFMIVSSFIFYVLNVIRLAFFPIPINETYIELLKQQVKCGILVERRHNLQLFDFMKWGNLFHITTVGNFLMLMPLSFYCPILFKKRDWGFLRMILIGFFISLSIELIQLSYDFVTGYAYRGFNVDDLMMNTLGVIFGFLVFTIVRGFFLITIKFIQFFYRKAR; encoded by the coding sequence ATGAACTGGGAGTTATCTGACTGTCGGAATTTATCTGAGTTAGCCGATCAAGTAACTGCACTCGAGAAAACATCCGTCATTCATTTTAGCTTTTTGATGACAGTCATTTTGACATTAGTGTTTATGTTTATATATCATAAGAGGTCAGTGGATAAGTCATTACTTCAGTTTATGATTGTCTCAAGCTTCATTTTTTATGTGTTAAATGTGATTCGATTAGCTTTTTTTCCAATTCCAATTAATGAAACATATATTGAATTGCTTAAACAACAAGTAAAATGTGGAATCCTTGTGGAGCGTAGACATAATTTACAGCTATTTGATTTTATGAAATGGGGAAATCTTTTTCATATTACAACAGTCGGAAATTTCTTGATGTTGATGCCCCTAAGTTTTTATTGCCCTATATTATTTAAGAAAAGGGATTGGGGATTCTTACGAATGATACTCATTGGATTTTTTATTTCATTATCCATTGAATTGATCCAGTTGTCTTACGATTTTGTTACAGGATATGCGTATCGGGGATTTAATGTTGATGACTTGATGATGAATACACTAGGAGTCATTTTTGGATTTTTGGTGTTTACTATTGTTAGAGGATTTTTTTTGATTACCATAAAATTTATACAATTCTTTTATCGAAAGGCTCGCTGA
- the dusB gene encoding tRNA dihydrouridine synthase DusB, translating to MTWKIREIEIDNPVVLAPMAGVCNAAFRTIVKEMGTGLIYAEMVSDKAVVYQNKKTLDMLYVDPAERPLSMQIFGADKETFVEAAKYVDANCDCDIIDINMGCPVPKVTKNEAGARLLLEPDKIYDIVASVVDVCKKPVTVKMRTGWDKEHIYAVENALKIEQAGASAIAVHGRTRSQMYEGKADWGIIKDVKDAIKTIPVIGNGDINSPEFAKKVLEESGVDGIMIGRAALGNPWLMKQIVHYLKTDELIAEPSAEEKLRLAVDHMDRLIDLKCEKVALLEMRSHMAWYIKGLDGATHVKRMVTTVKTREEMMDIINRYQAYLNGDKSARLVVE from the coding sequence ATGACTTGGAAAATTCGTGAGATTGAAATTGATAACCCAGTTGTTTTAGCGCCGATGGCAGGTGTTTGTAATGCAGCGTTCCGTACGATTGTTAAAGAAATGGGAACAGGTTTAATTTATGCTGAGATGGTTAGTGATAAAGCTGTTGTTTATCAAAATAAAAAAACATTAGATATGCTTTATGTTGACCCAGCAGAACGTCCATTATCAATGCAAATTTTTGGTGCAGATAAAGAAACATTCGTTGAGGCAGCTAAATATGTTGATGCAAATTGCGATTGCGATATCATTGATATTAATATGGGATGCCCAGTTCCAAAAGTCACTAAAAATGAAGCGGGAGCTCGTTTATTATTGGAACCAGATAAAATTTATGACATTGTCGCAAGTGTCGTTGATGTATGTAAAAAGCCTGTTACGGTAAAAATGCGTACTGGATGGGACAAAGAGCACATTTATGCAGTAGAAAATGCACTTAAGATTGAGCAAGCAGGTGCAAGTGCCATTGCTGTTCATGGCCGTACACGTTCTCAAATGTATGAAGGAAAAGCTGATTGGGGAATTATCAAAGATGTTAAGGATGCAATCAAAACTATTCCGGTAATCGGAAATGGAGATATCAATTCACCTGAATTTGCGAAAAAAGTGTTAGAAGAATCAGGTGTGGATGGAATCATGATTGGTCGTGCCGCTTTAGGTAACCCATGGTTAATGAAACAAATCGTTCATTACTTAAAAACAGATGAATTAATCGCAGAACCATCAGCTGAAGAAAAATTACGCTTAGCAGTGGATCATATGGATCGTCTAATTGATTTAAAATGTGAAAAAGTAGCGTTACTTGAAATGCGTTCACACATGGCATGGTACATCAAAGGACTAGATGGGGCAACTCATGTTAAACGTATGGTAACAACGGTTAAAACACGTGAAGAAATGATGGATATTATTAATCGTTATCAAGCGTATTTAAATGGAGATAAATCAGCACGTTTAGTTGTTGAATAG
- the adhE gene encoding bifunctional acetaldehyde-CoA/alcohol dehydrogenase, whose translation MSEQNKVEQEVKPVQEWTNEQIDAHVDELVQNALAALEKFESFDQEAVDYIVAKCSVAGLDQHGVLAEAAVNETGRGVFEDKAVKNLFACEYVTNNLRHLKTVGIINEDPLTGITEIAEPVGVICGIIPTTNPTSTVIFKSLIALKTRNPIIFSFHPSAYECSVQAAKVIRDAAIAAGAPDNCIQWLGMRSMYATNALMNHSGVATILATGGNAMVKAAYSCGKPALGVGAGNVPAYVEKSCVLKRAVNDIVLSKSFDNGMICASEQAAIVDQEIYDAFKVEMSRFKVYFANHEEKAKLETYMFGCTAYSDKVNEARLNPAIVGKPATWIAEQAGFVVPDDTQIICAECEEVGPNEPLTREKLSPVLAVLKATSTEDGIAKSAAMVAFNGLGHSAAIHTQNHEISIEFGLKCKAIRVIENAPSTFGGIGSVYNAFIPSLTLGCGSYGHNSVSNNVSAINLLNIKRIGRRNNNMQWMKLPPKIYFERNSIRYLRDMKEMEKAMIVTDRGMYNLGYVDKIEDVIKRRRNKVNVELFFDVEPDPSIETVNAGVELMRKFQPDVIIALGGGSSMDAAKVMWLMYEHPEVNFDDIKQKFMDIRKRAFKFPELGKKARLICIPTTSGTGSEVTPFAVITDKQENKKYPLTDYSLTPTVAIVDPEFAMSMPASIAADTGIDVLTHAIEAYVSILASDFTDGLAKQAVKLVFDYLERSVKNGKNDPEAREKMHNAGTIAGMAFANAFLGMNHSLAHKIGGEWHVPHGRTNGILLPHVIRYNGTIPTKLNIWPKIENYKADVKYMELAQLIGLNPQTPAEGVAMFADACEELCKKVGVPANIKSQGIDQEAWEESVHRMAMNAYEDQCTPANPRMPMVHDMEAILRVIYDYESKF comes from the coding sequence ATGAGTGAACAAAACAAAGTAGAACAAGAAGTGAAGCCAGTTCAAGAATGGACAAATGAACAGATTGATGCTCATGTAGATGAATTAGTTCAAAATGCGTTAGCTGCTTTAGAAAAATTTGAATCGTTTGATCAAGAGGCTGTGGATTATATTGTAGCAAAATGCTCGGTTGCAGGACTTGACCAACATGGGGTTTTAGCGGAAGCAGCAGTGAATGAAACAGGACGAGGAGTCTTTGAAGATAAAGCTGTTAAAAATTTATTTGCCTGTGAATATGTGACAAATAACCTTCGTCACTTAAAAACGGTAGGGATTATTAATGAAGATCCCCTAACTGGAATTACTGAAATTGCTGAACCAGTTGGTGTTATTTGTGGAATTATTCCAACAACAAATCCAACTTCAACCGTTATCTTTAAATCATTAATTGCTTTAAAAACAAGAAATCCAATTATTTTTTCTTTCCATCCATCGGCATATGAGTGTTCGGTACAAGCGGCAAAGGTCATTAGAGATGCAGCTATTGCAGCTGGAGCACCTGATAACTGTATTCAATGGTTAGGAATGCGCTCAATGTATGCGACAAATGCTTTAATGAACCACTCAGGTGTTGCAACAATTTTAGCAACAGGTGGTAATGCAATGGTGAAGGCGGCTTATTCATGTGGAAAACCAGCTTTAGGGGTAGGTGCAGGTAACGTTCCGGCTTATGTTGAAAAATCTTGTGTCTTAAAACGAGCAGTTAATGATATCGTATTATCTAAATCATTCGATAATGGGATGATTTGTGCCTCTGAACAAGCGGCTATTGTTGATCAAGAAATCTATGATGCATTTAAAGTAGAAATGAGCCGTTTCAAAGTGTATTTTGCAAATCATGAAGAAAAAGCTAAATTAGAAACATACATGTTTGGATGTACTGCTTATAGTGATAAAGTCAACGAAGCTCGATTAAATCCAGCTATTGTTGGTAAACCTGCGACATGGATTGCTGAGCAAGCAGGATTCGTTGTTCCAGACGACACTCAAATTATTTGTGCTGAATGTGAAGAGGTTGGACCAAATGAACCATTAACAAGAGAAAAATTATCCCCAGTCTTAGCTGTTTTAAAAGCAACATCGACGGAAGATGGAATTGCTAAATCAGCGGCCATGGTAGCTTTTAATGGATTAGGACATTCAGCTGCGATTCACACTCAAAATCATGAGATTTCAATTGAATTCGGTTTAAAATGTAAAGCGATTCGTGTCATTGAAAATGCCCCATCGACATTTGGTGGAATTGGTTCGGTTTATAATGCCTTTATTCCTTCATTAACACTCGGTTGTGGTTCTTACGGTCACAATTCAGTTTCTAATAACGTTAGTGCAATCAACTTATTAAATATTAAACGTATCGGAAGACGTAACAATAATATGCAATGGATGAAGCTTCCTCCAAAAATCTACTTTGAACGAAATTCAATTCGTTATTTAAGAGATATGAAAGAAATGGAGAAGGCCATGATTGTAACCGATCGAGGAATGTACAATCTGGGATATGTGGATAAAATTGAAGATGTGATTAAAAGACGACGTAATAAAGTTAATGTAGAACTATTCTTTGATGTCGAACCGGATCCAAGTATTGAAACCGTTAATGCAGGTGTTGAATTAATGAGAAAATTTCAACCGGATGTGATTATTGCATTAGGTGGTGGATCTTCAATGGATGCTGCAAAAGTTATGTGGCTTATGTATGAACATCCTGAAGTGAATTTTGATGATATTAAACAAAAATTTATGGACATTAGAAAACGTGCATTTAAATTTCCTGAGTTAGGAAAGAAAGCTCGATTAATTTGTATTCCAACGACATCTGGAACCGGATCAGAGGTTACACCTTTTGCAGTTATTACCGATAAACAAGAGAATAAGAAATATCCATTAACTGATTACTCTTTAACACCAACCGTTGCAATTGTTGATCCAGAGTTCGCTATGAGTATGCCAGCTTCAATTGCTGCGGATACAGGAATTGACGTCTTAACGCATGCTATTGAAGCTTATGTCTCAATTTTGGCTTCTGATTTTACAGATGGATTGGCCAAACAAGCTGTCAAATTAGTTTTTGATTACTTAGAGCGATCAGTGAAAAATGGTAAAAATGATCCAGAGGCAAGAGAAAAAATGCATAACGCTGGGACAATCGCTGGGATGGCGTTTGCAAACGCCTTTTTAGGAATGAACCACTCATTAGCCCATAAAATTGGTGGAGAGTGGCATGTACCGCATGGACGTACCAACGGAATTTTATTGCCACACGTCATCCGATATAATGGAACGATTCCAACAAAATTAAATATTTGGCCTAAAATTGAAAACTATAAAGCGGATGTGAAATACATGGAACTTGCTCAATTAATTGGATTAAATCCTCAAACACCAGCGGAAGGTGTTGCAATGTTTGCGGACGCTTGCGAAGAATTATGCAAAAAGGTTGGAGTTCCTGCTAATATCAAATCGCAAGGTATTGATCAAGAAGCTTGGGAAGAATCTGTTCATCGTATGGCCATGAATGCATATGAAGATCAATGTACACCAGCTAACCCTAGAATGCCAATGGTCCATGATATGGAAGCTATCTTACGAGTAATCTATGATTATGAAAGTAAGTTTTAA
- the guaA gene encoding glutamine-hydrolyzing GMP synthase produces the protein MQHDQVIVLDFGSQYNQLIARRIREFGVYSELKSHKLTAEDIKKMSNVKGIIFSGSPNSVTQEGAFTVDPEIFNLGLPILGICYGMQLTTHMHGGTVERAEQREYGKAEITIKNNSKLFQGTPEEQVVWMSHGYHVTNLPEGFVVDASSDSCPIAAASCEERNIYLVQFHPEVQHSVHGTEMLRNFIFNVCGAQANWSMKNFIEDQVEKIRAQVGNDNVLCALSGGVDSSVVAALIHRAIGDQLTCMFVDHGLLRKGEAESVVETFDGKFNMNFIKIDAQERFLSKLKGVSDPEQKRKIIGNEFVYCFDEESAKLKDMKFLAQGTLYTDIIESGTDTAQTIKSHHNVGGLPEDMEFELIEPLNTLFKDEVRQLGLELGLPEEIVFRQPFPGPGLGIRVLGEVTEEKLEIVRDSDFILREEIKKAGLERDVWQYFTALPNIKSVGVMGDERTYDYTVVVRAVTSIDGMTSDWARIPFEVLEKISVRIVNEVAHVNRVVYDITSKPPATIEWE, from the coding sequence ATGCAACACGATCAAGTTATTGTTCTTGACTTTGGTAGTCAGTACAATCAATTAATCGCGCGACGTATTCGCGAATTTGGAGTATACAGTGAATTAAAATCACATAAATTAACAGCTGAAGACATCAAAAAAATGTCTAATGTAAAAGGGATTATCTTCAGTGGAAGTCCAAACAGTGTCACTCAAGAAGGTGCTTTTACAGTAGACCCTGAAATTTTTAACTTAGGATTACCGATTTTAGGTATTTGCTATGGGATGCAATTAACAACTCATATGCATGGTGGAACTGTTGAACGTGCAGAGCAACGTGAATATGGAAAAGCTGAAATTACAATTAAAAATAACAGCAAGTTATTCCAAGGAACACCAGAAGAGCAAGTCGTATGGATGAGCCATGGTTACCATGTAACAAACTTACCAGAAGGATTTGTTGTTGATGCAAGTAGTGACTCTTGTCCAATTGCTGCAGCTTCATGTGAAGAGCGCAATATTTACTTAGTACAATTCCATCCTGAGGTTCAACACTCAGTACACGGAACAGAAATGTTACGTAACTTTATCTTTAACGTATGTGGTGCACAAGCAAACTGGTCAATGAAAAACTTCATTGAAGACCAAGTAGAAAAAATTCGTGCACAAGTTGGAAACGACAATGTATTATGTGCGTTAAGTGGGGGAGTAGACTCATCAGTAGTTGCTGCATTAATTCACCGCGCAATTGGAGATCAATTAACATGTATGTTCGTTGATCATGGATTACTTCGTAAAGGAGAAGCTGAAAGTGTTGTTGAAACATTTGATGGAAAATTCAATATGAACTTCATCAAAATCGATGCACAAGAGCGCTTCTTAAGTAAATTAAAAGGAGTTTCTGATCCAGAACAAAAACGTAAAATCATCGGAAACGAATTTGTTTACTGCTTCGACGAAGAATCAGCTAAATTAAAAGACATGAAGTTCTTAGCACAAGGAACTTTATATACAGATATTATCGAATCGGGTACAGATACAGCTCAAACAATTAAATCTCACCATAACGTAGGTGGATTACCAGAAGATATGGAATTTGAGTTAATCGAACCATTAAACACATTATTCAAAGACGAAGTTCGCCAATTAGGATTAGAACTTGGTTTACCTGAAGAAATTGTCTTCCGTCAACCTTTCCCAGGACCAGGATTAGGAATTCGCGTTTTAGGAGAAGTCACAGAAGAGAAATTAGAAATCGTTCGTGATTCAGACTTCATCTTACGTGAAGAAATCAAAAAAGCGGGATTAGAGCGCGACGTATGGCAATACTTCACAGCTTTACCAAACATCAAATCAGTAGGTGTTATGGGCGATGAGCGTACTTATGATTACACAGTCGTTGTTCGCGCCGTAACTTCAATCGATGGAATGACTTCTGACTGGGCACGTATCCCATTTGAAGTATTAGAGAAAATCTCAGTTCGTATCGTAAATGAAGTGGCACACGTTAACCGCGTAGTGTATGACATTACATCAAAACCGCCTGCAACAATCGAGTGGGAATAA